A section of the Caviibacter abscessus genome encodes:
- a CDS encoding GRP family sugar transporter, translating to MYYILAFLPALCWGLIAIVISIFKIDTKKQVFAVAFGAFLLSLVFITKVTKLSFLAGITSGLFWVLGFYYQTKCLKKIGISRIIPPSTAMQIFGTTIIGILVFREKVNVYLVIICILALIIGVNLAVYKQKKENINKIDKYIIIDLIISTIGFVVYATVIKYFKVDAKSSILPQTMGMVLGSLYLNKNNLKDLLSIKVVQNMLAGILWFVGNISMFLSSEVLGITVAFAISQLNVAVSVSSAIIILKEHKTKKELIYISIGIILIILSGIFISRA from the coding sequence ATGTACTATATATTAGCATTTTTACCGGCATTATGTTGGGGACTTATTGCCATTGTTATATCAATTTTTAAAATTGATACGAAAAAGCAAGTTTTTGCAGTAGCTTTTGGAGCTTTTTTACTTTCACTTGTTTTTATAACTAAAGTAACAAAACTATCATTTTTAGCAGGAATTACAAGTGGACTATTTTGGGTACTAGGCTTTTATTATCAAACAAAATGTTTGAAAAAGATTGGTATATCAAGAATAATACCGCCATCAACAGCCATGCAAATATTTGGAACAACAATAATAGGTATACTTGTATTTAGAGAAAAAGTTAATGTATATTTAGTTATTATTTGTATTTTAGCTTTAATTATTGGAGTTAATTTAGCTGTATATAAGCAGAAGAAAGAAAATATAAATAAAATAGATAAATACATAATAATTGATTTAATAATTTCTACAATAGGTTTTGTAGTTTACGCAACTGTAATTAAATATTTTAAAGTAGATGCAAAATCATCAATACTTCCACAAACAATGGGTATGGTTTTAGGGAGTCTATATTTAAATAAGAATAACTTAAAAGATTTACTTAGCATTAAGGTAGTTCAAAATATGTTAGCCGGAATACTTTGGTTTGTTGGGAATATAAGTATGTTTTTATCAAGTGAAGTTTTAGGAATTACTGTTGCATTTGCAATTTCACAATTAAATGTTGCAGTTTCTGTATCATCAGCTATAATCATATTAAAAGAGCATAAAACAAAAAAAGAGCTTATTTATATATCCATTGGAATTATTTTAATAATACTTTCAGGTATATTTATTTCAAGGGCTTAG
- a CDS encoding undecaprenyl-diphosphate phosphatase has product MMITILKVIFLSFIEGLTEFIPVSSTGHMILVENFLTLSKNRQFVNAFEIIIQLGAILSVIVYFYNTIFPININLWKKILVAVLPAVVLGLLFDDYIDKHFFNPIVVSIMLIFYGIILIFIEKRKKESNILHINNISYRSAFIIGIFQCLAMIPGTSRSAATIIGAMLLGTSRMVATEFSFFLAIPTMLGATTLKLVKINSLSSSEYGLIALGFVFSFIFAYIFISFFINYIKKHDFSIFGYYRIIIGILVLIILK; this is encoded by the coding sequence ATTATGATAACAATATTAAAGGTAATATTTTTAAGTTTTATTGAAGGACTTACGGAATTTATACCTGTAAGTAGTACAGGTCATATGATATTGGTAGAGAATTTTTTAACTTTATCTAAAAATAGGCAATTTGTTAATGCTTTTGAAATAATAATTCAATTAGGAGCCATACTTTCAGTTATAGTATATTTTTATAATACAATATTTCCTATAAATATTAATTTATGGAAAAAAATATTGGTTGCAGTTTTACCTGCTGTTGTTTTAGGGCTACTTTTTGATGATTATATAGATAAGCATTTTTTTAATCCAATAGTTGTTTCAATAATGCTTATATTTTATGGTATTATCCTTATTTTTATTGAAAAAAGAAAAAAAGAAAGCAATATATTACATATTAATAATATAAGCTATAGATCAGCATTTATAATAGGTATATTTCAATGTCTTGCTATGATACCTGGAACATCAAGATCAGCAGCAACAATAATAGGAGCAATGTTGCTTGGTACAAGTCGTATGGTTGCAACAGAATTTTCATTTTTTCTAGCAATACCTACTATGCTTGGGGCAACAACATTAAAATTAGTGAAAATTAATAGTTTATCATCATCAGAGTACGGATTAATTGCATTAGGATTTGTTTTTTCATTTATTTTTGCCTACATATTTATTTCATTTTTCATAAACTATATTAAAAAGCATGATTTTTCTATTTTTGGATACTATAGGATAATAATAGGGATATTAGTTTTAATAATTTTAAAGTGA
- a CDS encoding ATP-binding cassette domain-containing protein, translating to MEKILDIKKLNVSIDNEHLLKDVSLSINNNEIVGILGESGSGKTLTTKFILGILPERSIIEYENFTKKSSIGAIFQNAFILLNPTVRIGKQLKHLYISHYNTDKGFVEMISRLFKKVGLNDVNKFLNKYPFETSGGERQRIAIAGALIGKPKILIADEITTALDFESKKEVIDLLKDIKDEYGSIIFISHEVSTMKNFVDRIYVMYKGQIIEENITSEIFSNPQKEYTKKLVDLEKKYYEE from the coding sequence ATGGAAAAAATATTAGATATAAAAAAATTAAATGTAAGTATAGATAATGAACATTTATTAAAAGACGTGAGTTTATCTATTAATAATAACGAAATTGTAGGTATTTTAGGTGAATCAGGAAGTGGGAAAACACTTACTACAAAGTTTATACTTGGGATTTTACCTGAAAGAAGTATAATAGAATATGAAAATTTTACAAAAAAATCAAGCATTGGAGCAATTTTTCAAAATGCTTTTATACTTTTAAATCCTACAGTAAGAATAGGAAAGCAATTAAAGCATCTATATATTTCTCATTATAATACCGACAAAGGATTTGTTGAAATGATAAGTCGACTTTTTAAAAAAGTCGGTTTAAATGATGTTAATAAATTTTTAAATAAATATCCTTTTGAAACAAGTGGAGGAGAAAGACAGCGAATAGCAATAGCAGGAGCCTTAATAGGAAAACCTAAAATTTTAATAGCTGATGAAATAACGACAGCACTTGATTTTGAAAGTAAAAAAGAAGTTATAGATTTACTAAAAGATATAAAAGATGAATATGGTTCTATCATATTTATTTCTCATGAAGTAAGTACAATGAAAAATTTTGTTGATAGAATTTATGTTATGTATAAGGGTCAAATAATAGAAGAAAATATTACAAGTGAAATTTTTTCAAACCCGCAAAAAGAATACACTAAAAAATTAGTGGATTTAGAGAAAAAATATTATGAGGAGTAG
- a CDS encoding thiamine-binding protein — protein MNASVAIQILPKVIDDEKLIIIVDKVIEYIKSKGLKTVVGPFETTIEGDYDELMEIIKQCQIIAVNSGAPSVMSYVKINYNPLGNMFTISQKIDKYNNLTEGVFLDNYIDKTDETYIPIQYKLDDSPESINDLKPYILLTEFKLKKYLLVLFLKIIF, from the coding sequence ATGAATGCAAGTGTAGCGATTCAGATTTTGCCGAAAGTAATTGATGATGAAAAATTAATTATTATAGTTGATAAGGTGATAGAATATATTAAAAGTAAAGGACTAAAAACAGTTGTAGGACCTTTTGAAACAACGATAGAGGGTGATTACGATGAGCTTATGGAAATTATAAAACAATGTCAGATTATTGCTGTAAATTCTGGTGCTCCTTCTGTAATGTCTTATGTTAAAATAAATTATAATCCATTAGGGAATATGTTTACTATAAGTCAAAAAATAGATAAATATAATAATTTAACAGAAGGCGTATTTTTAGACAACTACATTGACAAAACTGATGAAACTTATATTCCTATACAATATAAATTAGATGATTCACCTGAATCAATAAATGATTTAAAGCCATATATACTTTTAACAGAATTTAAGTTAAAAAAATATTTATTAGTGCTCTTTTTGAAGATAATATTTTAA
- a CDS encoding alpha/beta hydrolase: protein MKKTLKIFGVISILSLLSLGLVSNYFYNFALNAKTNKSKITNQDDDDTVNTRKKDDMKWFEQNKIEINSVSITKNKLTGYKFINKKSNKWIIVVHGYANRAINMSTYIKQFYDRGYNILAVDLIAHGKSEGNTYSMGGFDSYDIINWSKLISKEYNNPDIILFGISMGATTIMNSVIKNDLPKNVIAFIEDSGYINLREQFSFQLKKLYHLPSFPIIPTTNLITKIRAGYYFEDISVRNGLKNVTIPALILHGDADTFVPIKNAYEIFNSLKSNKKIHVFKGTKHVKAESKFRNEYWEQIDNFLSNL from the coding sequence ATGAAAAAAACATTAAAGATATTTGGCGTTATTTCAATATTAAGTTTACTTAGTTTAGGTCTTGTAAGTAATTATTTTTATAATTTCGCATTAAATGCTAAAACAAATAAATCAAAAATAACAAATCAAGATGATGATGATACTGTAAACACAAGAAAAAAAGATGATATGAAATGGTTTGAGCAAAACAAAATAGAAATTAATTCTGTTTCAATTACAAAAAACAAATTAACAGGTTATAAGTTTATAAATAAAAAAAGTAATAAGTGGATAATAGTTGTTCACGGTTATGCAAACAGGGCTATAAATATGTCTACATATATTAAACAATTTTATGATAGAGGATATAATATATTAGCAGTTGATTTAATAGCACATGGTAAAAGTGAAGGTAATACTTATTCAATGGGTGGTTTTGATTCATATGATATTATAAATTGGTCTAAGTTAATTTCAAAGGAATATAATAATCCAGATATCATTTTATTTGGTATAAGTATGGGTGCCACAACAATTATGAATAGTGTTATTAAAAATGATTTGCCTAAAAATGTTATTGCTTTTATAGAAGACAGTGGATATATAAATTTAAGAGAACAATTTTCGTTTCAATTAAAAAAATTATATCATTTGCCAAGTTTTCCAATAATACCTACAACTAATTTAATTACTAAAATACGTGCAGGATACTATTTTGAAGATATAAGTGTTAGAAATGGTCTAAAAAATGTAACAATACCTGCCCTTATTTTACATGGCGATGCTGATACTTTTGTTCCTATTAAAAATGCTTATGAAATTTTCAATTCTTTAAAATCAAATAAAAAAATACATGTATTTAAAGGAACAAAACACGTTAAGGCTGAATCAAAATTTAGAAATGAATATTGGGAACAAATAGATAATTTTTTAAGTAATTTATAA
- a CDS encoding DUF1016 N-terminal domain-containing protein, giving the protein MKRIFIVVLNARNNVAREVNNILVKTYWEIGRIIVEDEQGHSDKTEYDLSKKLTKEYGKVFSRSNAFYMISFYLTYPIFQTLYGELSIYHI; this is encoded by the coding sequence ATAAAGAGGATATTTATAGTAGTATTAAATGCACGAAATAATGTTGCAAGAGAAGTTAATAACATATTGGTAAAAACCTACTGGGAAATAGGTAGAATTATTGTGGAAGACGAGCAAGGTCATTCAGACAAAACTGAGTATGACTTATCTAAGAAACTTACAAAAGAATATGGAAAGGTTTTTTCAAGGTCAAACGCATTCTATATGATAAGCTTTTATCTGACATATCCAATTTTCCAAACACTGTATGGAGAATTGAGTATATACCATATATGA